The sequence ACCATGCAATCAACGCCATTGCCTGTGCGGAGGCCGGGATGGATATCTATCTGCAGAAGCCGCTGACGTATTCCGTGGTTGAGGGCCAAAAGCTGATCGAGGTGGTGCGCCGAAAGAAGGTGATCCTGCAGGTGGGTGCGCAGCAGCGTTCCAGCATCTATTTCCGGAAACCAGCCGAACTGGTGCGCAACGGTGCGCTCGGCAAGCTGCACACCATCGAGGTGGAAGTGCCGACCGACAATGGAACCGGCGATCCGTCGCAATCGCCGGTGCCTGGCAACCTGGACTACGACCTGTGGATCGGCCCCACGCCGCTTCAGCCCTACGCCGAGCGCCGTGTCCACCCCCAGCACGACCTTTCGCGGCCGGGCTGGCTGCAGATCGAGGCCTATTGCCGCGGCATGATCACGGGCTGGGGTTCGCACATGTATGATATCGCGCAATGGGCATTGGACATGGATGGCAGCGGCCCCGTCGAAGTCAGCGCCAAGGGCGATTTCCCCCAGCGCGGCTTGTTCGACGTGCACGTGGGCTATTCCGGCGAGGCCACCTATGCCAACGGCGTGAAGGTGGTTTCCAGAAACGGGAAGCCCGGCGTCAAGTTTATTGGCGAGGACGGATGGATCCGCTGCTGGCGCGGCGGGTTCGAGGCGCATGATCGCGAAATTTTCCGTCAGGAAATTCCAGAGTCCGGAAAACTCTATGAAAGCAAGCACCACGAGGCCGATTGGCTGCAGGCCATACAATCCCGTAAGGATCCGGTCAGCACGGTCGAGATCGGGCACCGCTCCAATACGGTCTGTGTGCTGCACCACATTTCCATGAAGCTGGATGGGCGCAAGCTGAAATGGGATCCGGTCAAGGAGCAGATCACCGGCGATCCGGAAGCCAATGCCCTGCTCGACTTCGAGCACCGCAAGCCGTGGACGGTATAGTTAAGCAAAATAATTTGATGCAAAATGAGGAACTGTCCTGATTGTGGTCGAAGCCAACATTTTGCATTAAATGATTTTGCTATAATCTACGGAGGACATGATGGGTACGACTCGAAGAGAGATGGTAGGGGTTACGGCGGTGGCGGTGGCGTCGATGGCTTTTGCAAGGGAGCATCCGATGGTGAAGATTGAGCGAATTGAACTTTTTCCGATGCGCTACCCCATGAAGGGCTATTTCAAGTTTTTCACGGGGCCGCACGGCGGCGACGGGCGCGCGGCTATCATTATTAAGATGACGGCAGGCGATGGGACGGTCGGGTGGGGGCAGAGCGTGCCGATTGCCAAGTGGAGCTATGAAACGCTCGAAACCGCAACCATAGCCCTGCGCGACTATTTTGCACCTGCGCTGATCGGGCACGACCCGGTGGATATTTCCGGTGCCCACAAAATCATGGACAAGGCGATTGCCCCCGGGTTTTCCACCGGCATGCCGATCACCCGTGCGGGCATCGACATTGCCCTGCACGATTTGGTTGGAAGGTTGAAAGGCCTGTCGCTCTCGGAAATGTGGGGGAGACCCTCTTCCGAACGTATTGAACTGAGCTGGACGGTTAACGTGAAATCGCTCGACGATATAGAAACGGTGATGGGCGAGGGGAGTAAACAGGGCTACCGCAACTTTAATATAAAGGTCGGCCCTGATCCCGTGTTTGATGTGGAGCTGGCCAGGCGGGTGCGTAAAAACGCGCCGGACTGCTTCCTTTGGGCGGACGCCAATGGCGGCTATACGCCGGAAAAGGCGCTGGAGGCCGCACCGAAGCTGGCGGACGTTGGTGTCGATATCCTTGAAGCGCCGTTGCGCCCGAACCGGATCAGCGGTTATCAGGCGCTTAAGAAGCAGGGCGCCTTACCCATCCTGATGGACGAGGGTGTGGTTGTGCCGGAGGATCTCGAAGAGTTCATCAAACTCGGCATGCTCGATGGCATTGCGGCCAAGCCCTCGCGGTGCGGCGGGCTTACCTCCAATAAACGACAGATCGAGTTGTGTTTGGAAAATGGTTTGATGTGGGTCGGCAGCGGCCTGACCGATCCAGATATTTCGTTGGCGGCCACGTTGGGGCTTTATGGCGCGTTTGGCCTGCAAAAACCGGCTGCGCTCAATGGAGACCAGTTCCTGAGTGCCGATGTGCTGAAGAAGCGCATCAGAATTGAAGACGGTTTTACCTATGTGCCAAAGGGCGCCGGCCTCGGCGTCGAGGTCGACGAGGCCAAGGTGGTCGAATTGATGAAGCGCAGTGGTGGTGATAAAATGCTGAGAGGAATGAAATGAAGAACTTGATATCGATTGCCGTGTTGGGGTTGGCCGTTGGTGCGACGGCAACAGAATACCTCGTGGCGCCCGAGGCCGGGGACATCAAACCGCCAACCGAGGAGTGGGTCGGCAGGATTGAATCGTTGGCGCCGGCCAAGGCGATGGCGGTTCCGGCCAAGCCGCGCAAGGTGCTGGTCTTCTCGTTGGCGACGGGCTTTAAGCACACCGTGGCACCGCATGTGAAGGAAGTGACGAAGGTGCTCGGCGAAAAGAGCGGCGCGTTCGAAGTGGAATTCAATGACGACATTAGCGTTTTTGAAAAGGAGAGCCTGAAGCAATACGATGCCGTTCTCCTGAACAATGTTTGCCCCGACCGGTCGAAGCGCGACCTGTTTTGGGATGTCCTTAAGGATGAAAAGAAGGCCGCGGAGCTGGAAGCCAATGTGTTGGAATATGTCGATGGCGGGGGAGGGCTCGTGGTGGTGCATGGCGCCATTGCATTCCAGATCAATTCCCCGGCCGTTAGCGACATGATGGGCGGCAGCTTCGACTGGCATCCGAAGTTCCAGTCCGTGACGCTGGAGTTGGTCGACCCGAAGCATCCGCTCGTGGCCGCGTTCGATGGCAAGGGTTTCATCCATCAGGACGAGCCCTACCTCTTTAAGAACGCCTATAAGGATAAGAATTTTCGGCCGCTGCTGGAGATGGAGGTCTCCAGGCTGGATCCAGCGACATTGAAAAAACCTCTTCCGGAGGACGATTACTATGTCGCTTGGATCAAGTCGCACGGCAAAGGGCGCGTCTTTTTCTGTAGTCCGTCGCACCATCCCGCCAGCTACGAAACCAAAGCCATGCTCCGCTTCCTGCTCGACGGCATCCAGTATGCAATGGGTGATTTGAAGTGCGACGATTCCCCGACAGGCGTCCGGTAGCGACAAAAAATAATGGGGGAGAAGTCGCTTTTGGGCGCTTCCTGGGCGGGAATCCACCGTGCAAAGGCGGCTCTTCCACATGTTTCTGGCCCTTGGCCTCTTGATAGTTGCTTTCGCAAAACGCGCTTTATTAGCGGTTTGCGGGAGGGCGGAAAAATAAGTCGAAAAAACGGTTGCGGGAAAACCGATTCTGACTACTATCCGTCCCCCTGTTCACAACACGTCAGCCGCTAATGAGGCCATACGGTGAATGGAAACTGTTCTTTTTCAATAGCTGAATGTTTCGGGATTCTCCGGGTTGTTAAACCGGTTCCCCATTGCGCAAAACGAGCTGCTAGCCGTTCATGCAAAGTGGTGGAATTCCTCTTAAGAGAGGCGCAGTGTTTATCCCTTTTCAGGGGGTTGAAAATAATTTGATTTTCGGGTTGATCGAAAAGTTTCGATCGCTACTATAGCCCGCCTTGTTCAAAACAAACCGGTCGTTGAAACACACGGCGCAGGTCGAACAGGGAGCCGCCTCCGGGCGCTAATTTGATCTTTGATACATGAAATAAAAAGTTGAACTTTCGGGTTGCGCGATTCATCTGAATCCCTACTATGACCCGCCTGCTCAAAACAAACCAAAGCACTCCGGTGCGAAGGTGGTGTTGAGCGGATGTTCTTGAAAAACTTTTTTTACAAAAGCGGTTGACTCGTCCGGCTAGTCTGGTAGGTTGTCCGCCGCTTCAACGGGAAAGACGCTCTCGCAGCGCCGATAAGTTGAAGCCTTTTTGTTCTTTGAAATCAGAATAACTCATAAGATATGACAGAAATGAAGCATCGCTTCGAATCAGAAGTGGTGCGGTTTGTTATAGCCAATGCTTTGAAACTTATCGATCGCCTGACCCTGCCTGGCAGGGGACGGAAGATTGAGTTTTAAATTGCGAATTATATATAAGTACAGGGTCTGAACCTGATCGATTTTGAAAGAAATTTGATGGAGAGTTTGATCCTGGCTCAGAACGAACGTTGGCGGCGTGGATTAGGCATGCAAGTCGAGCGGGATTCCTTATTATCAATTCTTCGGAAGAGAAAGTTTGGATGAGAGCGGCGAACGGGTGAGTAATATATGGGTAATTTGCCCCTTTGTTCGGAATAGCCATCGGAAACGATGATTAATGCCGGATGTGTTCGGGAGCTGCATAGCTCCCCATATAAAGGCGGGGATCCTTCGGGACCTGTCGCAAAGGGATAAGCCCATATCCTATCAGCTTGTTGGTGAGGTAATGGCTCACCAAGGCTTACGGGTAGCTGGTCTGAGAGGATGATCAGCCACTCTGGGACTGAGACACTGCCCAGACTCCTACGGGAGGCTGCAGTCGAGAATCATTGACAATGCACGGAAGTGTGATCATGCGACGCCGCGTGGAGGAAGACGGCCCTTGGGTTGTAAACTCCTGTCAGCAGGGAGTAAGGATGGGGAACTTAATACGTTTCCCATTTGATAGTACCTGCAGAGGAAGTCACGGCTAACTCTGTGCCAGCAGCCGCGGTAATACAGAGGTGGCGAACGTTGTTCGGATTTACTGGGCGTAAAGGGTCCGCAGGCGGTCTTGTGTGTCGGATGTGAAAGCTCACGGCTCAACCGTGGAATTGCATTCGAAACTGCAAGACTAGAGTACTGGAGGGGAGAAGGGAACACTTGGTGTAGCGGTGAAATGCGTAGATATCAAGTGGAACACCGGCGGCGAAGGCGCTTCTCTGGACAGATACTGACGCTCATGGACGAAAGCTTGGGTAGCGAAAGGGATTAGATACCCCTGTAGTCCAAGCCGTAAACGGTGTGCGCTAGGCGTGGGTGGCTTTACCCCCATCCGTGCCTGAGCTAACGCATTAAGCGCACCGCCTGGGGAGTACGGTCGCAAGATTAAAACTCAAAGGAATTGACGGGGACCCGCACAAGCGGTGGAGCATGTGGCTTAATTCGATGCAACGCGAAGAACCTTACCTGGGCTTGACATATAGCTGCATACGATCCGAAAGGAACGTAGCCTTCGAGGGTGCTATACAGGTGCTGCATGGCTGTCGTCAGCTCGTGCCGTGAGGTGTTGGGTTAAGTCCCGCAACGAGCGCAACCCCTGTGTTTAGTTGCCAGCACGTAATGGTGGGAACTCTAAACAGACTGCTTGTGAAAGCAAGAGGAAGGTGGGGATGACGTCAAGTCAGTATGGTCCTTATGTCCAGGGCTGCACACGTGCTACAATGGGCGATACAATGGGAGGCTAAGCCGCGAGGTGGAGCAAATCCTCAAAATCGTCCCCAGTTCGGATTGGAGTCTGAAACTCGACTCCATGAAGTTGGAATCGCTAGTAAAGGTATATCAGCTACGATACCTTGAATACGTTCCCGGGTCTTGTACACACCGCCCGTCACATCATGGAAGTCGGTTGCACCCGAAGTCGTTGATCCAACCCGTCAAGGGAGGAAGGCGCCTAAGGTGTGATCGGTAACTGGGATGAAGTCGTAACAAGGTAGCCGTTGGGGAACCAGTGGCTGGATCACCTCCTTTCTAAGGAGAAGGCCGATTGCGAAATCGGACCTAGGGTATTGCCCTTCGGGGTATGGCACCATGAAAATGCTGCCGCAAGGTTTTGGCTGGCAAACCGCACCATTTCTGAGGCGAAACGCCTATCAACTCTTATGGGTTATTCGAGTAAGATTTAGAGCCACTCTTGGGGGTATAGCTCAGCTGGGAGAGCGCCTGATTTGCATTCAGGAGGTCATCGGTTCGATCCCGTTTACCTCCACCATTTTGAATGAGGGCGTGTAGCTCAGTTGGTTAGAGCGCATCCCTGATAAGGATGAGGTCACAGGTTCGACTCCTGTCACGCCCACCATTTAAAAGGTTCCGCACTAAATCTTACGCCGACATTTTTCCGCATTGAGCGGAGTGTTCTTTGACAATTGCATAGTATTGAATAACTGCAACAAGCGCATGTATACTTTATATATGTTACTTAATTGGAGTCCCTTCGGGGATTCCTACCAACAGTGACTTGATTTTTGATCAAGCTACTAAGGGTGTACGGTGGATGCCTTGGCTTCAGTAGGCGATGAAGGACGTGATAAGCTGCGATAAGCTTCGGTCAGGCGCAAATAGCCTTTGACCCGGAGATTTCCGAATGGGAAAACCCAGCGGGGGTAATGCCCCGTTATCCGTGTGTGAATAAAATAGCGCATGGAGGCGATACCCGGTGAATTGAAACATCTTAGTAACCGGAGGAAAAGAAAACAATAGTGATTCCGTAAGTAGTGGCGAGCGAACGCGGAACAGCCCAAACCACCTTGTTTACAGGGTGGGGTGCGGACCACGACGTGGTATTGGAATGGATAGCAGAACCGTTTGGAAAGACGGGCCATAGCGGGTGATAGCCCCTTAAGCGAAATCCTGAACAAACCTAGTGGTATCCCGAGTAGGTCGGAACACGTGAAACTCTGACTGAATACAGGAGGCCCACCTCCTAAGGCTAAATACTAACTGAAGACCGATAGCGAACTAGTACCGTGAGGGAAAGGTGAAAAGAACCCCTTTTAGGGGAGTGAAATAGAACCTGAAACCGTGCACTTACAAACTGTGGTAGCCCTTCGGGGTGGCCGCATGCCTTTTGCATAATGAGTCTGCGACTTACCGTATGTGGCAAGGTTAAGCATCAACGATGCGGAGCCGAAGCGAAAGCGAGTGTTAATAGCGCGCCATAGTCGCCTGCGGTAGACCCGAAACCTGGTGAGCTACCCATGGACAGGATGAAGCTTCTTTAAACGGAAGTGGAAGACCGAACCAGTACGTGTTGAAAAACGTTTGGATGATCTGTGGGTCGGAGTGAAAGGCTAACCAAACCAGGTGATAGCTGGTTCTCCCCGAAATACCTTGAGGGATAGCCTCGGCGAATGCAATTCACGGAGGTAGAGCACTGAGTACTTGATGGCCCCTCCCGGGGTACTGAGAGTTTTCAAACTCCGAATACCGTGAACGTCACGTCGGGAGTCAGACTGCGGGGGATAAGCTCCGTAGTCGAGAGGGAAACAGCCCAGACCGCCAGCTAAGGCCCCTAAATGATAGTTAAGTGGAGAAGGATGTCAGATTGCGAAGACAGCCAGGATGTTGGCTTAGAAGCAGCCACCATTTAAACAAAGCGTAATAGCTGACTGGTCGAGTGGTTTGGCGCCGAAAATGATCGGGGCTGAAACTATCTGCCGAAGCTGCGGGTTTTAACTACTGTTAAAGCAGTAGGGGAGCGTTGTGTACCGGGTTGAAGGGAAGGTGGAAACCGACCTGGACTGTACACAAGTGATTATGCAGACATGAGTAACGATAAGTGTGGTGAGAATCCACACCGCCGAAATCCTAAGGATTCCTGGGGAAGGTTCGTCCGCCCAGGGTTAGTCGGCCCCTAAGGCGAGGCTGAAAAGCGTAGTCGATGGGAAACAGGCACAATATTCCTGTACCGCTGTACACGAGTGATGGAGGGACGCAGTAGGCTAGATCAGCCGGCGATTGGAAATGCCGGTCTAAATGTGTAGGGTATTCCGTAGGTAAATCCGCGGATGTTTGCCTGAGACATGATGGGACATGGAGTCTTCGGACAATGTGGATTGGTTGATGCCAGGCTGCCGAGAAAAGCTTCTAAACGTTGAATGTAAAGCGACCGTACCAAAACCGACACAGGTGGGAGGGTAGAGTATACCAAGGCGCGCGAGAGAAAAGTTGTTAAGGAACTCGGCAAATTAACCCCGTATCTTCGGAAGAAGGGGTCCTCGAGTTGGCTAGCGATTTACTTGTGATGTTAATTCGAGGCGCAGTGAAGAGGCGAAGGCGACTGTTTATCAAAAACATAGCACTATGCGAACTCGCAAGAGGAAGTATATGGTGTGACACGTGACCAATGCCAAAAGGTTAAGGCAAGGGGTTAGCTCTTGAAGCGAAGCTCTGAACCGAAGCCCTGGTGAATGTCGGCCGTAACTATAACGGTCCTAAGGTAGCGAAATTCCTTGTCGGGTAAGTTCCGACCTGCACGAATCGTGTAACGATCTTCGCACTGTCTCAACAACAATCTCGGTGAAGTTGTAGTTCCGGTGAAAATGCCGGATACCCGCGGCAGGACGGAAAGACCCCGTGAACCTTTACTGTGACCTGACATTGGGTTTTGATATTTTGTATGTAGGATAGCTGGGAGGCTTTGAAGCATCTTCGTCAGGAGGTGTGGAGCCATTGGTGAAATACCAGTTTCGATCTATTGAAATTCTAACCGCGAACCCCTGAATCGGGGCGTGGAACAGTGTCTGGGAGTCAGTTTGACTGGGGCGGTTTCCTCCCAAAGAGTAACGGAGGAGCACAAAGGTACCCTCAGCATGGTCAGCAATCATGCGAAGAGCGTATAGGTATAAGGGTGCTTGACTGCGAGACCCACAAGTCGAGCAGGTGCGAAAGCAGGTCTAAGTGATCCGGCGGTAGCTAGTGGTAGCGCCGTCGCTTAACGGATAAAAGGTACTCCGGGGATAACAGGCTGATGATTGCCAAGAGTCCACATCGACGCAATCGTTTGGCACCTCGATGTCGGCTCA is a genomic window of Pontiella desulfatans containing:
- a CDS encoding Gfo/Idh/MocA family protein — translated: MKNSTSFSRKHFLVASAGVAAAPLILPSGVYGAEQELEIGLIGCGRMGRGNIMSVFGQGKKYNAVITAVCDVDLKRARAMAEELEKKYAEQGRTVHLQVWQDFREFVAKSGVNAVVIATPDHNHAINAIACAEAGMDIYLQKPLTYSVVEGQKLIEVVRRKKVILQVGAQQRSSIYFRKPAELVRNGALGKLHTIEVEVPTDNGTGDPSQSPVPGNLDYDLWIGPTPLQPYAERRVHPQHDLSRPGWLQIEAYCRGMITGWGSHMYDIAQWALDMDGSGPVEVSAKGDFPQRGLFDVHVGYSGEATYANGVKVVSRNGKPGVKFIGEDGWIRCWRGGFEAHDREIFRQEIPESGKLYESKHHEADWLQAIQSRKDPVSTVEIGHRSNTVCVLHHISMKLDGRKLKWDPVKEQITGDPEANALLDFEHRKPWTV
- a CDS encoding mandelate racemase/muconate lactonizing enzyme family protein, giving the protein MMGTTRREMVGVTAVAVASMAFAREHPMVKIERIELFPMRYPMKGYFKFFTGPHGGDGRAAIIIKMTAGDGTVGWGQSVPIAKWSYETLETATIALRDYFAPALIGHDPVDISGAHKIMDKAIAPGFSTGMPITRAGIDIALHDLVGRLKGLSLSEMWGRPSSERIELSWTVNVKSLDDIETVMGEGSKQGYRNFNIKVGPDPVFDVELARRVRKNAPDCFLWADANGGYTPEKALEAAPKLADVGVDILEAPLRPNRISGYQALKKQGALPILMDEGVVVPEDLEEFIKLGMLDGIAAKPSRCGGLTSNKRQIELCLENGLMWVGSGLTDPDISLAATLGLYGAFGLQKPAALNGDQFLSADVLKKRIRIEDGFTYVPKGAGLGVEVDEAKVVELMKRSGGDKMLRGMK
- a CDS encoding ThuA domain-containing protein is translated as MKNLISIAVLGLAVGATATEYLVAPEAGDIKPPTEEWVGRIESLAPAKAMAVPAKPRKVLVFSLATGFKHTVAPHVKEVTKVLGEKSGAFEVEFNDDISVFEKESLKQYDAVLLNNVCPDRSKRDLFWDVLKDEKKAAELEANVLEYVDGGGGLVVVHGAIAFQINSPAVSDMMGGSFDWHPKFQSVTLELVDPKHPLVAAFDGKGFIHQDEPYLFKNAYKDKNFRPLLEMEVSRLDPATLKKPLPEDDYYVAWIKSHGKGRVFFCSPSHHPASYETKAMLRFLLDGIQYAMGDLKCDDSPTGVR